The sequence GCCAGAAAAATGGTTTGCAACTGGGGTATGTCTGATAAAATCGGACCTCTTACTTTTGGCAAAAAAGAAGAGCATATATTTTTAGGGAAAGAACTCTCCAAACCTCGCGATTATTCCGAACAAACTGCCATGGACATAGACAGCGAGATTAAAAAAATCGTGCTTAAGGCTCAGGCTAAAGCTGAAAAACTGCTCTCAGGGAATACAGATAAACTTCATATACTGGCAGAGGCTTTGCTTGAACGTGAATGCTTAACCGGCGAAGAGATTGATGATGTTTTAAAGGAGAATGATCAAACTGAAACAATTAGCGAAGAAAAAGATTGATAAAAAAACAATAAGCAAGGGCGTCAGCTTGATTCTCGATGGATTGGGAGTTGATGCCAGCTCTGAGGGAACAAAAGATACAGCCCGACGAGTGGCTGATTTTTGCGAGCAGTTCTTTACCGGATTGCACCGCAACCCTCGTGAAAAACTGAAGCTTTACAAGGCTGAGAACCGCGATGAAATGATTATCGCGCGGGATATACACTTCTTCTCGTTTTGCGAACATCATCTGCTGCCATTTTTCGGCTTTGTTCATATAGCATATATACCGGAAAACAACACTATTGCCGGTTTTTCACGCTTGGTGGAAGTGGTAGATATTATCGCCCGAAGACCGCAAATACAAGAGCGTATGACTACCGAAATCGCCGAAGTTATCATGGATGTTTTGCATCCCAAGGGCGTTCTGGTTATAGTCGAAGCTGAACAATTTTGCTTAACAATGAGAGGTTTTGGCCAACCGGGTATTAAAACAATCAGCTCGGCGGTAAGGGGAGCTTTGCGCAAGGATGCCACCCGCGAGGAAGCTCTTGTTTTA comes from Candidatus Zixiibacteriota bacterium and encodes:
- the folE gene encoding GTP cyclohydrolase I FolE; the protein is MIKLKQLAKKKIDKKTISKGVSLILDGLGVDASSEGTKDTARRVADFCEQFFTGLHRNPREKLKLYKAENRDEMIIARDIHFFSFCEHHLLPFFGFVHIAYIPENNTIAGFSRLVEVVDIIARRPQIQERMTTEIAEVIMDVLHPKGVLVIVEAEQFCLTMRGFGQPGIKTISSAVRGALRKDATREEALVLIKSK